From one Streptomyces chromofuscus genomic stretch:
- the uvrB gene encoding excinuclease ABC subunit UvrB, giving the protein MRPVSQIERTVAPFEVVSPYQPNGDQPTAIADLARRIEAGEKDVVLLGATGTGKSATTAWMIEKLQRPTLVMAPNKTLAAQLANEFRELLPNNAVEYFVSYYDYYQPEAYVPQSDTYIEKDSSINEEVERLRHSATNSLLTRRDVVVVASVSCIYGLGTPQEYVDRMVPLRVGEEIDRDQLLRRFVDIQYTRNDMAFTRGTFRVRGDTIEIFPVYEELAVRIEMFGDEIEALSTLHPVTGEIISDDEHLYVFPASHYVAGPERMERAVNDIEKELGERLAELEKQGKLLEAQRLRMRTTYDIEMLRQIGTCSGVENYSMHFDGRLPGSAPNTLLDYFPEDFLLVIDESHVTVPQIGAMYEGDASRKRTLVEHGFRLPSALDNRPLKWEEFQERIGQTVYLSATPGQYELSRSDGVVEQIIRPTGLVDPEVVVKPTEGQIDDLVHEIRTRVEKDERVLVTTLTKKMAEDLTDYFLELGIQVRYLHSDVDTLRRVELLRELRSGEFDVLIGINLLREGLDLPEVSLVAILDADKEGFLRSGTSLIQTIGRAARNVSGQVHMYADKITPAMEKAIEETNRRREKQIAYNTANGIDPQPLRKKINDIVAQIAREGVDTDQLLGSGYRQSRKDGRGTRAPVPSLKDHAVKDAKPAKRAKGKAKETVPTDRPAAELAEQIEELTERMRAAAADLQFEIAARLRDEVSEMKKELRQMKEAGLA; this is encoded by the coding sequence ATGCGGCCCGTTTCCCAGATCGAACGCACGGTGGCGCCCTTCGAGGTCGTCAGCCCCTACCAGCCGAACGGCGACCAGCCGACGGCCATCGCCGACCTCGCCCGGCGCATCGAAGCCGGGGAGAAGGACGTCGTGCTCCTCGGCGCCACCGGCACCGGCAAGTCCGCCACCACCGCGTGGATGATCGAGAAGCTCCAGCGCCCCACCCTGGTGATGGCGCCGAACAAGACACTGGCCGCCCAGCTGGCCAACGAGTTCCGCGAGCTGCTGCCGAACAACGCCGTCGAGTACTTCGTGTCGTACTACGACTACTACCAGCCCGAGGCGTACGTCCCGCAGTCGGACACCTACATCGAGAAGGACTCCTCGATCAACGAGGAGGTCGAGCGGCTGCGCCACTCGGCGACCAACTCCCTGCTCACCCGGCGCGACGTCGTGGTGGTCGCCTCCGTGTCCTGCATCTACGGCCTCGGCACACCGCAGGAGTACGTCGACCGCATGGTGCCGCTGCGCGTCGGCGAGGAGATCGACCGCGACCAGCTGCTGCGCCGCTTCGTCGACATCCAGTACACGCGCAACGACATGGCCTTCACCCGGGGCACCTTCCGGGTCCGCGGCGACACCATCGAGATCTTCCCGGTCTACGAGGAGCTCGCCGTCCGCATCGAGATGTTCGGCGACGAGATCGAGGCGCTGTCCACGCTCCATCCGGTCACGGGCGAGATCATCAGCGACGACGAGCACCTGTACGTCTTCCCGGCCTCCCACTACGTCGCGGGCCCCGAGCGCATGGAGCGGGCCGTCAACGACATCGAGAAGGAGCTGGGGGAGCGGCTCGCCGAGCTGGAGAAGCAGGGCAAGCTCCTGGAGGCCCAGCGGCTGCGGATGCGCACGACGTACGACATCGAGATGCTCCGCCAGATCGGCACCTGCTCCGGTGTGGAGAACTACTCGATGCACTTCGACGGCCGCCTGCCCGGCTCCGCGCCGAACACGCTGCTGGACTACTTCCCCGAGGACTTCCTGCTCGTCATCGACGAGTCGCACGTCACCGTGCCGCAGATCGGCGCCATGTACGAGGGCGACGCCTCCCGCAAGCGCACCCTCGTGGAGCACGGCTTCCGGCTGCCCTCGGCGCTGGACAACCGCCCGCTGAAGTGGGAGGAGTTCCAGGAGCGCATCGGCCAGACCGTCTATCTGTCGGCCACCCCCGGCCAGTACGAGCTGTCCCGCTCCGACGGCGTCGTCGAGCAGATCATCCGGCCCACCGGCCTGGTCGACCCGGAGGTCGTGGTCAAGCCCACCGAGGGCCAGATCGACGACCTGGTGCACGAGATCCGCACGCGCGTGGAGAAGGACGAGCGCGTCCTGGTCACCACGCTCACCAAGAAGATGGCCGAGGACCTCACCGACTACTTCCTGGAACTCGGCATCCAGGTCCGCTACCTGCACAGCGACGTCGACACCCTGCGCCGCGTCGAGCTGCTGCGCGAACTGCGGTCCGGCGAGTTCGACGTCCTGATCGGCATCAACCTCCTCAGGGAGGGGCTCGACCTGCCCGAGGTCTCGCTCGTCGCCATCCTCGACGCCGACAAGGAGGGCTTCCTGCGCTCCGGCACCTCGCTGATCCAGACCATCGGCCGCGCGGCGCGCAACGTCTCCGGCCAGGTCCACATGTACGCCGACAAGATCACCCCGGCGATGGAGAAGGCCATCGAGGAGACCAACCGCCGCCGGGAGAAGCAGATCGCGTACAACACGGCGAACGGCATCGACCCCCAGCCGCTGCGCAAGAAGATCAACGACATCGTCGCGCAGATCGCCCGCGAGGGCGTCGACACCGACCAGCTGCTCGGCTCGGGCTACCGCCAGTCCCGCAAGGACGGCCGCGGCACGAGGGCCCCGGTGCCCTCCCTGAAGGACCACGCGGTCAAGGACGCCAAGCCCGCCAAGCGCGCCAAGGGCAAGGCCAAGGAGACCGTGCCGACCGACCGGCCGGCCGCGGAACTGGCCGAGCAGATCGAGGAGCTGACGGAGCGCATGCGCGCCGCCGCCGCGGACCTTCAGTTCGAGATCGCGGCACGGCTGCGCGACGAGGTGTCCGAGATGAAGAAGGAACTGCGCCAGATGAAGGAGGCCGGCCTGGCGTGA
- a CDS encoding MHYT domain-containing protein, whose amino-acid sequence MQGTVEGFSYGLVTPLVAYVMACLGGALGLRCTTRALLVGGPGRPGWLALGSMAIASGVWTMHFIGMMGFTVQEAPIHYDKPMTYASLGVAVLMVGVGIFIVGYRGASGTALFTGGTVTGLGIASMHYLGMAGLRLDGKLEYNTVTVAASVLIAMVAATAALWAAGQVRGVLWSVGASLVMGLAVSGMHYTGMAAVKVHLHGTADPATGDSPAALLAPMLIGPLALLCLAGVVVLFDPLMIMGRPASPRPEHKPGVPAHAPLPHQTRRPALRTRRLPARSRFRTPQNR is encoded by the coding sequence ATGCAGGGCACGGTCGAGGGATTCAGCTACGGCCTCGTCACACCGCTCGTGGCCTATGTCATGGCCTGCCTCGGCGGTGCCCTCGGCCTGCGCTGCACCACCAGAGCCCTGCTCGTGGGCGGCCCCGGGCGCCCCGGCTGGCTCGCCCTGGGGTCCATGGCGATCGCCTCCGGCGTATGGACCATGCACTTCATCGGGATGATGGGGTTCACGGTCCAGGAGGCGCCCATCCACTACGACAAGCCGATGACGTACGCCAGCCTGGGTGTCGCCGTCCTGATGGTGGGCGTCGGGATCTTCATCGTCGGCTATCGGGGCGCCTCCGGCACGGCCCTGTTCACCGGCGGCACGGTCACCGGCCTCGGCATCGCCTCCATGCACTACCTGGGCATGGCCGGCCTGCGGCTGGACGGAAAGCTGGAGTACAACACGGTCACCGTCGCCGCCTCCGTCCTCATCGCCATGGTCGCCGCCACCGCCGCGCTGTGGGCGGCCGGGCAGGTCAGAGGAGTCCTGTGGAGCGTGGGCGCCAGCCTCGTCATGGGACTCGCTGTCAGCGGAATGCACTACACCGGCATGGCGGCCGTCAAGGTCCATCTGCACGGCACCGCCGATCCCGCCACGGGCGACTCGCCCGCCGCCCTGCTCGCCCCCATGCTGATCGGCCCGCTCGCCCTGCTGTGCCTCGCGGGCGTCGTCGTCCTCTTCGACCCGCTCATGATCATGGGCAGGCCCGCCTCGCCCCGCCCCGAGCACAAGCCCGGAGTCCCGGCCCACGCGCCGCTGCCGCACCAGACCCGCCGACCCGCGCTCCGCACCCGCCGGCTCCCGGCCCGCAGCCGCTTCCGCACCCCGCAGAACCGCTGA